The Akkermansiaceae bacterium genome has a window encoding:
- the glnD gene encoding [protein-PII] uridylyltransferase, protein MPSPDTKPDIKKAADRELMAISQGQLTASEGASLVMRFIKNEENNILQRHREGAGGLEIASARAELLDAVLGVMFMAAINRQKGDHPEVALVAQGGYGRGNLNPGSDLDLLFLLPSASNKIPKSISATIEEILYILWDAGFKVGHACRSIAECVSEARKDQQSKTALMDARFVVGDKKLYNTFTKRFDKECVKKGQEAFFDLRRKDLRQRHSKYSHTVFLQEPHVKESCGGLRDYQNVLWVAHVKCGFLKLKELVKAKIITKSTCRQLNEGYDFLQRVRNELHYDSGRCTDTLTLRLQGVVATNFNYPQKTILRRCEAFMRDYYRHTRAIYTHSTSLMEYFEIEHQNNKGNILLDIIPFARKKVHAEQFDGFIARDGRIFLENTDALAEDPNRLMRLFQHCQIRGLELSPQARKYIHIAAKKIDRSFRYNIKNRETFRAILERKGEVAHILRMMHRTKVLDRYLPEFGAMDCLVQHEFFHRYTADEHTLRCIDQLDSLTDPPKENAPNRKLYRQLLHNILDPYALYLALILHDSGRAENVREHIDGSTMLADKVCRRLQIRSGRRAMVMFLVDHHLTFWRYATSRDLTDISVIEEFASIMKDKRNLDALLLFTWADSNGTNDEAWSPWKETLMLQLYHSTRLWLKKGKEHFKHTLSEHKDNLLARCRKTLSPSYHEQMEQHFERMPATYFRFREPRNISLHIKSVQAFLKRDQASDDGTFECDMTWIDRDDRSHTELLVTAWNRPLFLEKVCCSLAAHEINIISADVYTRTDGIVCDLFQVCTIDHNPVTSERDRKRVLETFRSINADPDPHKNYEPERYLKPKTNLLRTDNTEGGIPFPTLVHVSNDLSSICTAIDIQALDRIGLLHDLFITIDQLGLATVHARICTEKGAAMDTIYVTWPDGSKVLDEKKHREIERVLSELIK, encoded by the coding sequence GTGCCATCCCCCGATACAAAACCTGACATCAAAAAAGCAGCCGACCGCGAACTCATGGCCATTTCCCAGGGCCAACTCACCGCCAGCGAAGGGGCTTCCCTGGTCATGCGCTTCATCAAAAATGAGGAAAACAACATCCTGCAACGCCATCGCGAGGGTGCCGGGGGGCTGGAAATAGCTTCTGCCCGCGCCGAGCTGCTCGATGCCGTACTCGGGGTCATGTTTATGGCTGCCATCAACCGCCAGAAAGGCGACCACCCCGAAGTCGCCCTGGTCGCCCAGGGGGGCTATGGCCGTGGTAATCTCAATCCCGGCTCGGACCTCGATCTGCTGTTCCTGCTACCCAGCGCATCCAACAAGATCCCGAAAAGCATCTCGGCCACCATTGAGGAAATCCTCTACATCCTCTGGGACGCAGGCTTCAAGGTGGGGCATGCGTGCCGCTCCATCGCCGAGTGTGTCAGCGAAGCCCGCAAGGACCAACAGAGTAAAACCGCGCTGATGGATGCCCGCTTTGTCGTCGGTGATAAAAAGCTCTACAACACGTTCACCAAACGCTTTGACAAGGAGTGTGTCAAAAAGGGGCAGGAAGCCTTTTTCGACCTCCGCCGCAAGGATCTCCGCCAACGCCACAGCAAGTACTCGCATACCGTTTTCCTGCAAGAGCCACATGTGAAGGAAAGCTGCGGCGGCCTCCGAGATTACCAGAATGTGCTCTGGGTCGCCCACGTCAAATGCGGTTTCCTCAAGCTCAAGGAACTCGTCAAAGCAAAGATCATCACCAAGAGCACCTGCCGCCAACTCAATGAAGGCTACGATTTCCTCCAGCGCGTGCGCAATGAACTCCACTACGACAGCGGTCGCTGCACCGACACGCTGACCCTGCGGCTTCAGGGCGTTGTGGCCACCAATTTCAACTACCCACAGAAAACCATCCTCCGCCGCTGCGAGGCATTCATGCGCGACTATTACCGTCACACACGCGCCATCTACACCCACAGCACCTCGCTGATGGAGTACTTCGAGATCGAACACCAGAACAACAAGGGCAACATTCTATTGGATATCATCCCCTTTGCCCGCAAAAAAGTGCATGCGGAACAATTCGATGGCTTCATCGCGCGTGACGGGAGGATTTTCCTCGAAAACACCGACGCCCTCGCGGAGGACCCTAACAGGTTGATGCGCCTCTTCCAGCACTGCCAGATCCGTGGTCTAGAGCTTAGCCCGCAAGCGAGGAAATACATCCACATCGCCGCCAAGAAAATCGACCGTTCATTCCGCTACAACATCAAAAACCGGGAGACATTCCGCGCTATCCTGGAGCGCAAGGGGGAGGTGGCTCACATCCTCCGCATGATGCACCGCACCAAGGTCCTGGATCGCTATCTACCTGAATTCGGCGCCATGGACTGCCTGGTGCAGCATGAGTTCTTCCACCGCTACACCGCGGACGAGCACACCCTGCGCTGCATCGATCAACTCGACAGCCTGACCGACCCCCCCAAGGAGAATGCTCCAAACCGGAAGCTCTACCGCCAGCTGCTCCACAACATCCTGGACCCGTATGCCCTTTACCTCGCCCTGATCCTACATGATTCCGGCAGGGCCGAAAACGTCCGCGAGCACATCGATGGCTCCACCATGCTGGCCGACAAGGTCTGTCGCCGGCTTCAGATCCGCAGTGGTCGGCGCGCCATGGTCATGTTCCTCGTCGACCACCACCTCACGTTCTGGCGCTACGCCACCAGCCGCGACCTGACAGACATCTCGGTGATCGAGGAATTTGCCAGCATCATGAAGGACAAACGCAACCTGGATGCCCTGCTGCTGTTTACCTGGGCCGACTCTAACGGCACCAACGACGAAGCATGGTCGCCCTGGAAGGAAACCCTCATGCTGCAGCTCTATCACTCCACCCGGCTGTGGCTCAAAAAAGGCAAGGAACACTTCAAACACACCCTCTCCGAACACAAGGACAACCTGCTGGCACGCTGCCGCAAAACACTCAGCCCGTCCTACCACGAGCAGATGGAGCAACACTTCGAGCGCATGCCGGCCACCTACTTCAGGTTCCGTGAGCCACGCAATATCTCACTCCATATCAAGTCAGTCCAAGCCTTCCTGAAACGTGACCAGGCCTCGGACGACGGCACCTTTGAATGTGACATGACCTGGATCGACCGCGATGACCGTTCCCACACCGAACTATTGGTCACCGCCTGGAACCGTCCGCTTTTCCTGGAAAAAGTCTGTTGCTCCCTCGCCGCACACGAGATCAACATCATCAGCGCGGACGTCTACACCCGCACCGATGGCATCGTCTGCGACCTGTTCCAGGTTTGCACCATCGACCACAATCCGGTCACCTCGGAACGCGACCGCAAGAGGGTGCTGGAAACCTTCCGCTCCATCAACGCAGATCCCGACCCCCACAAGAACTACGAGCCGGAAAGATATCTCAAACCCAAGACCAACCTGCTACGCACCGACAACACAGAAGGTGGCATCCCCTTCCCCACCCTGGTTCACGTCTCTAACGACCTGAGTTCCATCTGTACGGCTATCGATATTCAGGCACTCGACCGCATCGGCCTCCTACATGACCTCTTTATCACCATCGACCAGCTCGGCCTCGCCACTGTCCACGCCCGCATCTGCACGGAAAAAGGCGCCGCCATGGACACCATCTACGTCACCTGGCCGGACGGCTCCAAGGTGTTGGACGAAAAGAAACACCGCGAGATCGAACGCGTATTAAGCGAGTTGATCAAGTAG
- a CDS encoding integron integrase — MSGYHTLGVDQEVPGGGLSLVREGGWREDVMASRDLNDREKQGFAFLLSWFETWRVSRRLEPGLESARQFWKQEVACKERKQWQLEQWAQAVRWYIQWLEICAREGRQTVSLAEKVRDAVERIGGRRGLALRTRQGYGSWAARYAAWAGSRERVLDPGCARDWLAQLVSETRVSFATQKQALNALVFLYRDVCGMEEVDLGVKLRKTTKRIPVVLDMKEVMKLIEKLEPLYRLPAQLQYGAGLRVSELVNLRIKDVDTERRQLTVRAGKGDKDRVTVVPTQLVESIEEHKKEARLLYEEDRRNDSPGVELPGALARKMPKAGERWAWFWLFPSDHESKDPESGIIRRHHLHPAVYSRALQRAALAAGIEKRVTSHVLRHCFATHLLEAGSDLRTIQELLGHGDVKTTEIYTHVAKGANGCGVISPFDILSPG; from the coding sequence ATGAGTGGATATCATACATTGGGAGTGGATCAGGAGGTTCCCGGCGGAGGTTTGTCATTGGTCCGGGAAGGTGGCTGGCGTGAGGATGTGATGGCTTCCCGGGACTTGAACGATCGAGAGAAACAGGGTTTTGCCTTTCTGTTGTCCTGGTTTGAAACCTGGCGCGTTTCGAGGAGGTTAGAGCCCGGTTTAGAATCTGCGCGTCAGTTCTGGAAGCAGGAGGTTGCGTGTAAAGAGCGTAAGCAGTGGCAGTTGGAGCAATGGGCTCAAGCTGTTCGCTGGTATATTCAATGGTTGGAAATATGCGCCAGGGAAGGGCGGCAGACGGTGAGTCTGGCGGAGAAGGTCAGGGATGCGGTGGAGCGTATTGGCGGTAGGCGCGGGCTGGCATTGAGGACCAGGCAGGGCTACGGGAGCTGGGCTGCGCGTTACGCCGCCTGGGCAGGGAGCAGGGAGCGGGTTTTGGATCCCGGATGCGCGCGTGATTGGCTGGCGCAGCTGGTGAGTGAGACAAGGGTGAGCTTTGCCACCCAGAAGCAGGCTCTGAACGCCCTGGTTTTTCTGTATCGTGATGTGTGCGGCATGGAGGAAGTGGACTTGGGCGTAAAGCTGCGCAAGACCACCAAACGCATTCCTGTGGTGCTCGATATGAAGGAGGTGATGAAATTGATCGAGAAGCTGGAGCCGCTTTACCGTCTGCCCGCGCAACTCCAGTATGGTGCCGGACTCCGTGTCAGTGAACTGGTCAATCTGCGCATCAAGGACGTGGATACTGAGCGACGACAGCTCACGGTCAGAGCTGGAAAGGGGGACAAGGATCGGGTGACGGTGGTGCCCACTCAGCTGGTTGAATCTATCGAGGAACATAAAAAAGAAGCGCGGCTATTGTATGAGGAAGACCGGCGGAATGATTCGCCTGGTGTTGAGTTGCCCGGTGCGTTGGCAAGGAAGATGCCGAAGGCTGGGGAGCGCTGGGCGTGGTTTTGGCTTTTTCCATCAGACCATGAATCGAAGGATCCTGAATCCGGGATCATCAGGCGGCATCATCTTCACCCCGCCGTGTATTCGAGGGCCTTGCAGAGGGCGGCTCTGGCGGCAGGCATCGAAAAGAGGGTGACATCTCACGTGCTGCGGCATTGCTTTGCCACGCACCTGCTTGAGGCTGGAAGTGATCTGCGCACGATCCAGGAGCTACTGGGCCACGGAGATGTCAAAACCACGGAGATCTATACTCACGTCGCCAAGGGTGCAAATGGCTGTGGCGTCATCAGCCCGTTTGACATCCTGTCTCCAGGCTGA
- a CDS encoding IS110 family transposase — MNKTYYIGLDVHKETIAIAHTFSGSRSEAVYYGECGGSNLAVERVLRKLAKQFGVKLRDLKVCYEAGPTGFVLARRLIQLGVDCTVMAPSKTERRPNEKIKTDKRDAKLIARAFRNGDITPVRIPPALDEAVRDVCRARTDASDDLARAKQRLNSFLLRIGFSYSGKSKWTPAHMRYLRDLTLPNDAHKVVLEEYMQAIDTCIERVTRLTDKLKQLLPDWEWEPVVRALMAFKGFQEVAAMTVVSELGDLRRFEHPRKLMAFLGLVPGEHSSGSKRRQGGITKCGNAHVRWMLVECAQHFRRAPKISGALTTRQIGQCKEVKALSWRMQNRLCKRYRTLRARGMRDSKCVVAVARELAAFIWELQNKCGLAIPGSSAATMQSH; from the coding sequence ATGAACAAAACATACTACATCGGACTCGATGTCCACAAGGAAACAATCGCCATCGCCCACACTTTCAGCGGCTCCCGCAGTGAAGCCGTTTATTACGGGGAATGCGGCGGCAGCAACCTCGCGGTTGAGCGTGTCCTACGCAAACTCGCCAAACAGTTCGGAGTCAAACTCCGGGACCTCAAGGTTTGTTACGAGGCCGGGCCGACCGGTTTCGTTCTCGCCCGCAGGCTCATCCAGCTCGGGGTCGACTGCACTGTCATGGCACCCTCCAAAACCGAACGTAGACCCAATGAGAAAATCAAGACCGACAAACGCGACGCCAAGCTCATTGCCAGGGCTTTCCGCAACGGTGACATCACTCCGGTGCGTATCCCGCCCGCCCTGGACGAGGCCGTGCGCGACGTCTGCCGCGCCCGCACCGACGCCTCCGACGACCTCGCCCGCGCCAAGCAGCGGCTCAACTCCTTTCTTCTGCGAATCGGTTTCAGCTACTCCGGGAAAAGCAAATGGACGCCCGCGCACATGCGATACCTGCGCGATCTCACCCTGCCCAACGACGCCCACAAGGTTGTGTTGGAGGAATACATGCAGGCCATCGACACCTGCATTGAGCGCGTCACGCGCCTCACCGACAAACTCAAGCAACTGCTCCCCGACTGGGAATGGGAGCCCGTGGTGCGCGCACTGATGGCTTTCAAAGGCTTCCAGGAAGTGGCCGCCATGACCGTCGTCAGTGAACTCGGCGACCTGCGCCGCTTCGAACACCCGCGCAAGTTGATGGCTTTCCTCGGCCTGGTTCCGGGAGAACACAGCAGCGGGTCAAAACGGCGGCAGGGAGGCATCACCAAATGCGGCAATGCCCACGTCCGCTGGATGCTGGTGGAGTGTGCCCAGCACTTCCGCCGGGCACCCAAAATAAGTGGAGCCCTCACCACGCGCCAAATTGGGCAGTGCAAGGAAGTCAAAGCGCTCTCGTGGCGTATGCAGAACAGGCTCTGCAAACGTTACCGCACACTGCGGGCACGGGGAATGCGCGACTCCAAATGCGTGGTGGCGGTCGCCCGCGAGCTTGCGGCCTTCATCTGGGAACTTCAAAACAAGTGCGGACTTGCCATACCCGGGTCATCCGCAGCCACCATGCAGAGCCATTAG
- a CDS encoding IS110 family transposase, with the protein MNKTYYIGLDVHKETIAIAHTFSGSRSEAVYYGECGGSNLAVERVLRKLAKQYGVSLQDLKVCYEAGPTGFVLARRLIQLGVECTVMAPSKTERKPNEKIKTDKRDAKLIARAFRNGDITPVRIPPALDEAVRDVCRARTDASDDLARAKQRLNSFLLRIGFSYSGKSKWTPAHMRYLRDLTLPNDAHKVVLEEYMQAIDTCIERVTRLTDKLKQLLPDWEWEPVVRALMAFKGFQEVAAMTVVSELGDLRRFEHPRKLMAFLGLVPGEHSSGSKRRQGGITKCGNAHVRWMLVECAQHFRRAPKISGALTTRQIGQCKEVKALSWRMQNRLCKRYRTLRARGMRDSKCVVAVARELAAFIWELQNKCGLAIPGSSAATMQSH; encoded by the coding sequence ATGAACAAAACATACTACATCGGACTCGATGTCCACAAGGAAACAATCGCCATCGCCCACACTTTCAGCGGCTCCCGCAGTGAAGCCGTTTATTACGGGGAATGCGGCGGCAGCAACCTCGCGGTGGAGCGCGTCCTGCGCAAACTCGCCAAACAGTACGGAGTCAGCCTCCAGGATCTCAAGGTTTGTTATGAAGCCGGACCCACCGGCTTTGTGCTCGCCCGCAGACTCATCCAGCTCGGGGTTGAATGCACCGTCATGGCCCCCTCCAAGACCGAACGCAAACCCAATGAGAAAATCAAGACCGACAAACGCGACGCCAAGCTCATTGCCAGGGCTTTCCGCAACGGTGACATCACTCCGGTGCGTATCCCGCCCGCCCTGGACGAGGCCGTGCGCGACGTCTGCCGCGCCCGCACCGACGCCTCCGACGACCTCGCCCGCGCCAAGCAGCGGCTCAACTCCTTTCTTCTGCGAATCGGTTTCAGCTACTCCGGGAAAAGCAAATGGACGCCCGCGCACATGCGATACCTGCGCGATCTCACCCTGCCCAACGACGCCCACAAGGTTGTGTTGGAGGAATACATGCAGGCCATCGACACCTGCATTGAGCGCGTCACGCGCCTCACCGACAAACTCAAGCAACTGCTCCCCGACTGGGAATGGGAGCCCGTGGTGCGCGCACTGATGGCTTTCAAAGGCTTCCAGGAAGTGGCCGCCATGACCGTCGTCAGTGAACTCGGCGACCTGCGCCGCTTCGAACACCCGCGCAAGTTGATGGCTTTCCTCGGCCTGGTTCCGGGAGAACACAGCAGCGGGTCAAAACGGCGGCAGGGAGGCATCACCAAATGCGGCAATGCCCACGTCCGCTGGATGCTGGTGGAGTGTGCCCAGCACTTCCGCCGGGCACCCAAAATAAGTGGAGCCCTCACCACGCGCCAAATTGGGCAGTGCAAGGAAGTCAAAGCGCTCTCGTGGCGTATGCAGAACAGGCTCTGCAAACGTTACCGCACACTGCGGGCACGGGGAATGCGCGACTCCAAATGCGTGGTGGCGGTCGCCCGCGAGCTTGCGGCCTTCATCTGGGAACTTCAAAACAAGTGCGGACTTGCCATACCCGGGTCATCCGCAGCCACCATGCAGAGCCATTAG
- a CDS encoding SLBB domain-containing protein: MNAITNAIIILSCVAFTTAHAEVTITGNVKDPKNLQHQEGVTLGKAIKDCGGLNVFAHILVVFRQTDDVNWVYTFDFRTFRSKAVQSFRLNDGDKIHVTGKQLYRGRPTIPSTFQDLIQKSNLDCIRVDYARLTLPKGEQGRAHQSTTRPESKISDDSNP; the protein is encoded by the coding sequence ATGAATGCAATTACCAATGCAATTATCATTCTCTCGTGTGTCGCATTCACAACGGCACATGCAGAGGTCACGATTACTGGAAATGTAAAAGATCCGAAAAATCTGCAACACCAGGAAGGGGTAACCCTGGGCAAAGCAATTAAAGACTGTGGCGGTCTAAATGTATTCGCACACATTCTTGTGGTTTTTCGGCAGACCGACGATGTGAATTGGGTATACACATTTGATTTCCGCACCTTTCGATCAAAGGCTGTTCAGAGCTTCCGATTAAATGACGGTGACAAGATTCATGTCACAGGCAAGCAGCTCTACAGAGGTCGCCCAACTATTCCAAGCACGTTCCAAGATTTGATTCAGAAGAGTAATCTCGATTGCATACGTGTGGACTATGCTCGCCTCACACTACCAAAAGGCGAACAAGGCAGAGCACACCAATCCACTACCCGTCCAGAGTCGAAAATTTCAGATGATTCCAACCCTTAA
- a CDS encoding IS110 family transposase, whose amino-acid sequence MNKTYYIGLDVHKETIAIAHTFSGSRKDAEYYGECGGSNLAVERVLRKLAKQFGVKLRDLKVCYEAGPTGFVLARRLIQLGVDCTVMAPSKTERRPNEKIKTDKRDAKLIARAFRNGDITPVRIPPALDEAVRDVCRARTDASDDLARAKQRLNSFLLRIGFSYSGKSKWTPAHMRYLRDLTLPNDAHKVVLEEYMQAIDTCIERVTRLTDKLKQLLPDWEWEPVVRALMAFKGFQEVAAMTVVSELGDLRRFEHPRKLMAFLGLVPGEHSSGSKRRQGGITKCGNAHVRWMLVECAQHFRRAPKISGALTTRQIGQCKEVKALSWRMQNRLCKRYRTLRARGMRDSKCVVAVARELAAFIWELQNKCGLAIPGSSAATMQSH is encoded by the coding sequence ATGAACAAAACATACTACATCGGACTCGACGTCCACAAGGAAACAATCGCCATCGCCCACACATTTTCAGGATCGCGCAAGGACGCGGAATATTACGGGGAATGTGGCGGCAGCAACCTCGCGGTTGAGCGTGTCCTACGCAAACTCGCCAAACAGTTCGGAGTCAAACTCCGGGACCTCAAGGTTTGTTACGAGGCCGGGCCGACCGGTTTCGTTCTCGCCCGCAGGCTCATCCAGCTCGGGGTCGACTGCACTGTCATGGCACCCTCCAAAACCGAACGTAGACCCAATGAGAAAATCAAGACCGACAAACGCGACGCCAAGCTCATCGCCAGGGCATTCCGCAACGGCGACATCACTCCGGTGCGTATCCCGCCCGCCCTGGACGAGGCCGTGCGCGACGTCTGCCGCGCCCGCACCGACGCCTCCGACGACCTCGCCCGCGCCAAGCAGCGGCTCAACTCCTTTCTTCTGCGAATCGGTTTCAGCTACTCCGGGAAAAGCAAATGGACGCCCGCGCACATGCGATACCTGCGCGATCTCACCCTGCCCAACGACGCCCACAAGGTTGTGTTGGAGGAATACATGCAGGCCATCGACACCTGCATTGAGCGCGTCACGCGCCTCACCGACAAACTCAAGCAACTGCTCCCCGACTGGGAATGGGAGCCCGTGGTGCGCGCACTGATGGCTTTCAAAGGCTTCCAGGAAGTGGCCGCCATGACCGTCGTCAGTGAACTCGGCGACCTGCGCCGCTTCGAACACCCGCGCAAGTTGATGGCTTTCCTCGGCCTGGTTCCGGGAGAACACAGCAGCGGGTCAAAACGGCGGCAGGGAGGCATCACCAAATGCGGCAATGCCCACGTCCGCTGGATGCTGGTGGAGTGTGCCCAGCACTTCCGCCGGGCACCCAAAATAAGTGGAGCCCTCACCACGCGCCAAATTGGGCAGTGCAAGGAAGTCAAAGCGCTCTCGTGGCGTATGCAGAACAGGCTCTGCAAACGTTACCGCACACTGCGGGCACGGGGAATGCGCGACTCCAAATGCGTGGTGGCGGTCGCCCGCGAGCTTGCGGCCTTCATCTGGGAACTTCAAAACAAGTGCGGACTTGCCATACCCGGGTCATCCGCAGCCACCATGCAGAGCCATTAG
- a CDS encoding transposase, whose product MPRQVRVQYEDAIYHVMARGNRLDKIVRSDADREVFEATLGEVVGRTGWRLYAYALMGNHYHLVFKTPKANLVEGMAWFQNTVTKRHNARNKLRGHLFSGRYKAVLVEENDYLSTLIHYVHLNPVRAKLAAVKDGIESYPWCSLPDYIKPAGKRRSWLAVDSGLAHLGYADTAAGRRKLLAATEGLVDKRRLTRAGIHQPEGASLQVTLERGWCFGSEEFRERMSLLVGDAKPDTGSSVSKANGYTGKQIDDHAEATARLWIGRGLEALGLNHSDLERLNKTDWRKAMIVRSIRMHSSVKLEWIAKELHMGVRSGVTRAEQMLKILLKNDKAVQKLWLKMEKVHHFFA is encoded by the coding sequence ATGCCCCGGCAAGTCAGAGTGCAGTATGAGGATGCTATTTACCACGTGATGGCGCGGGGGAACCGGCTGGACAAGATCGTTCGCAGTGACGCGGACCGCGAGGTTTTTGAGGCGACACTCGGGGAGGTGGTGGGCAGGACAGGTTGGCGGCTCTATGCCTATGCGCTGATGGGCAACCACTACCACCTCGTTTTCAAGACTCCGAAAGCCAACCTTGTGGAGGGTATGGCGTGGTTCCAGAACACGGTGACCAAGAGGCACAACGCGCGCAACAAACTGCGGGGGCATCTTTTCAGCGGACGCTACAAGGCGGTGCTGGTAGAGGAAAATGACTACCTGAGCACACTCATCCACTATGTGCACCTGAATCCCGTCCGGGCGAAACTGGCGGCTGTGAAGGACGGCATCGAGAGCTATCCCTGGTGCAGTCTGCCGGACTATATAAAGCCCGCAGGAAAGCGCCGTAGCTGGCTGGCGGTGGATTCCGGCCTGGCGCACCTTGGCTATGCGGACACGGCGGCGGGGCGGAGAAAATTGTTGGCTGCCACCGAAGGCCTTGTCGACAAAAGACGACTGACGAGGGCGGGTATCCACCAGCCCGAGGGAGCCAGCCTGCAGGTCACACTGGAGCGGGGCTGGTGTTTTGGCAGTGAGGAATTTCGTGAGAGAATGAGTCTTCTTGTGGGTGATGCCAAGCCGGACACCGGATCATCGGTCAGCAAGGCCAACGGCTACACGGGCAAGCAAATCGACGATCATGCCGAGGCGACGGCGCGACTGTGGATCGGGCGCGGGCTTGAGGCGCTTGGGCTCAACCACTCCGATCTGGAGCGCCTCAACAAAACGGACTGGCGCAAGGCAATGATCGTTCGCAGCATTCGCATGCACAGTTCAGTGAAGCTGGAGTGGATCGCCAAGGAGCTTCACATGGGAGTCAGAAGTGGCGTCACCCGAGCCGAGCAAATGCTCAAGATCCTATTGAAAAACGATAAGGCAGTTCAGAAGTTGTGGCTTAAAATGGAGAAAGTGCATCATTTCTTTGCCTGA
- a CDS encoding oxidoreductase has translation MFKGILIEKDYAGFRVSLTDIDEGQLPEGDVTVRVSHSTLNYKDALAITNKGPVVRKFPMVPGVDLVGTVEHSTHSGVKAGDAVILNGWGVGESHWGGLAQKARLNGDWLVPLPEQFTPQQAMAIGTAGYTAMLCVLALERHGVTPADGEILVTGAAGGVGSVATAVLARLGFTVVAVSGRASEADYLKGLGASEVLDRAVFEIHGKPLGKERWAGAVDVVGSRTLANVCASTKYRGIVTACGLAGGMDFPATVAPFILRGVNLAGIDSVMCPRADRLEAWRRLGRDLDVSKLATISREVGLTELLPLATKMLNGEVRGRVVVDVNR, from the coding sequence ATGTTCAAAGGCATATTAATAGAGAAAGACTACGCGGGCTTCCGCGTATCACTGACAGACATCGACGAAGGGCAATTGCCCGAGGGGGATGTGACCGTGCGGGTGAGCCATTCGACGCTCAACTACAAGGATGCACTGGCCATCACAAACAAGGGGCCGGTGGTACGCAAGTTTCCGATGGTGCCCGGCGTTGATCTGGTCGGCACCGTGGAGCACTCGACCCATTCCGGTGTCAAAGCTGGTGATGCCGTGATTCTCAATGGATGGGGCGTCGGGGAATCGCATTGGGGCGGACTCGCCCAGAAGGCACGCCTGAATGGAGACTGGCTGGTCCCCCTGCCGGAGCAGTTCACACCGCAGCAGGCGATGGCGATTGGCACCGCAGGCTACACCGCGATGCTCTGCGTCCTGGCGCTGGAGCGGCACGGTGTCACACCCGCCGACGGAGAGATTCTGGTGACCGGGGCGGCAGGTGGTGTGGGCAGCGTGGCGACGGCGGTTCTGGCCCGGCTTGGCTTCACCGTCGTCGCGGTAAGCGGCAGGGCATCGGAAGCCGACTATCTCAAGGGCTTGGGTGCGTCGGAGGTCCTGGATCGGGCCGTATTCGAGATCCACGGCAAACCCTTGGGCAAAGAACGCTGGGCGGGGGCGGTGGATGTCGTCGGCAGCCGCACACTGGCCAATGTCTGCGCGTCGACCAAATACCGGGGGATTGTCACAGCCTGCGGATTGGCAGGCGGCATGGATTTCCCGGCCACTGTCGCGCCCTTCATTTTACGTGGCGTTAACCTGGCGGGCATCGACAGCGTGATGTGTCCGCGAGCTGACCGACTCGAAGCATGGCGTCGCCTGGGCAGGGATCTCGATGTCTCGAAGCTGGCTACGATCAGCAGGGAAGTCGGCCTGACAGAATTACTGCCTCTCGCTACGAAAATGCTCAACGGTGAGGTGCGGGGGCGGGTGGTTGTCGATGTCAACCGCTGA